The sequence TGGACATCGGCGGCGGACACCTCGCGCATCCGCCCGGGCGCGAGGCCCAGCCGTACGGTGCCGATCTTGAGCGGGGTCTGCTCCCACTCGTCGTCGGCGTACGCGGTGAAGACGCCTGCCGCTTCGCGGACCAGGACGTCGCGCCGCTCCAGCGCGGCGAGCGCGGCGCGGGCGACGTCCTCGTCGGCGGCGCCGTCGGCGGGCGCGGCGGCGGACTCGTCCTCGGGGTGGGCGGTGCGCAGGGCGTCGACGGCCTCCGCGCACTCACCGTCGGGGGCGGCGGAGCAGTAGGGACATCGGGGATGCGGCAGCAGCGGCTCCGTCAGCACATCGAGGGAGCCGAGGTCCTGGACGACGAGCTGTCCACGGGTCTCGGCGGGCAGCGCCCCGGTGACCAGGCGGAACACCTCGAAGGCGAGCAGATTGCCGAGCATCCCGGCGAGCGGGCCGCCGATGAGGGGCGCGGGCGCGCCGAGCGGCGCGGCGGGTCCGACGGACGCCCACAGGTCGGCGCTGTCGGCCGCGTCGGCGCCCGCGCCGAGCCGCAGCGCGGCGCAGCACCAGCAGCCGGTGCGCCCGGCGGTCATCTCGGGGCCGATGACGGCGCGGTCGCCGAAGGTCCACGCGCCGAGCAGCCGGCGCCCGGCCGGCACGCCCTCGGTGAGCAGCCGCAGCAGCTGCCTCGGCCCGGCGGCGGGCGTCACCAGGACGGTGGCCCAGCCCTCCAGTTCGGCCCAGCCGTACGTGCCGTCGGCGGCCTCCCCGAGTCGGGCGAGCCGGGGTGCGCAGCCCGCCCCGGCGAGCGCGGCGGCCTCGGCGTCGATCTCCGCGCTGCCCTCGACCCCGTGCCGCTCGGCCCGCAACTCGCTGTAGGGCGACGCCTGTTCGGTGATGGCCACGGCGGCGCCGCCGTTGCGCAGCAGGCCGAGCGCGGCCCAGCGGGCCAGGGCGTCGTCCCCGAGGACCGCGACCGGGGTGTCACGGAAGCGCGTGAACCGTCCGGTCGCGTCGTCGGCGTAGTGGTCGAGGTAGTCGAGCTGATGCGCGAAACGCTCGCCGACCTGTGGCGCGAGCGCGTCGGCCGGGGGCTCGGGACCGGCGTCCCGGGCGAAACCACGCGCGTAGAGCGCGCGCACGAGCTGGACCACCATGTCGCGCTGCTTGTCCCCCAGCCCGGCGCACAGCTCCTCGACCCGCCGCTCGCCGTCGAGGTGCGGCACGATCAGCGTGGCGAAGCGGTACGCGTTGCGGGTACGGACGTTGAACCCGCCGTGGGCGTTGTGGAAGAGCACTCCGTCCGGGGTCCGGGTGTAGAGCACGTCCCGGCGGATGCGGGGCCGCGACTGCGCGATCTCCTCGGGGGAGGCGGGGGCGTGGGGCATGGGCGGGGAGACCTTTCGATGCTCACGGGGAGGGCCGGCCGGTGGCCGGCGGAGACAGGTCCGTCGGGTCGTGCGGGACGGCGGGGGCGCCGGGGAGGCTGGCACCGGCCGCCTGGACGAACAGCCGCAGCAGTTCGTGGACGCGATAGCGGCCGGAGGGGTCCTCCTGGAGCAGCCCGGCGTCCACGAGCGTGCTGAGCACCAGGGCCCCGGGGGCGCTGGGCGAGCCCCGCCCGAGCCCCGGGGGCGGCTCGCCGGACCCGCCGCTCCCGACCGGCAGCGGCCGGCCACCGGACACCAGGGCCGCCGCCGGTGCGCCGGGTTCGCTCGGTCCGTTCCGCCCTTCGGGCAATTCGCCTCGCAGTACGGCGAGTTGGAGGCCGCGCAGTACCGGTCCCGGCTCCACCCCGAGTTCCTCGGTGAGGTGGGCGTGGATCCTGCGGTACTCGGCGAGCGCCTCGGCTCGGCGACCGGAGCGGTACAGCGCCTCGACGAGCAGGGCGGACAGCCCCTCGTGCCCGGGGTGGGCGCGCACGGCCTCGCGCGCCTCGGGGATCAGCTCGCGGTGGCGGCCCAGACGCAGCTCGCCGTCGAACACCCGCTCCACCGCGAGGAGTCGCTCCTCGGCCAGACGGGGTACGAGGTCGCGGTGGATCTCGTCGGAGTGCACGTTCGTCAGCAGGGGTTCGCCCCACAGCGCGAGCGCGGCGCGTGCGAGGCGCAGCGCGGACTCCGGGTCGTCGGCGGCGTACGAGCGGGCGAGCAGTTCGCGGAAGTGCAGCAGGTCGACGGTGCCGGCGTCGGCGTGCAGCCGGTAGCCGCCGGGCACCGCCTCGATGGCGTGATCGGCGATGCCGTACTTGGCGAAGAGCCGGCGCAGCCGCAGCACGCAGGTGTGCAGCGCCGATCTGCCGCCCGCGGGCGGCCGGTCGCCCCAGACGACCCGCTGGAGCAGCTCCGATCCGACGACCGCGCCGGGGTGGAGCAGCAGGGCCGCGAGGAGCGAGGCGGGGCGGGAGGGCTGGAGTACGACCGTTTCGTGGCCGTCGGTGATGGCGAGCAGGCCGAGCACGAGGAACCGGGGCCGGCGGGTCCCGGGTGCGGGGAAAGCGCTGTCCGGCGCAGGGGTGCCTGTCTTCACCGTCACCTTTCAGCGTCGAGGCGGGGGATGCTCGGTGGGGGTGCACAGCGGTGGTACGGCGGCGCGGAGCCGGGCACGCCGAAGACCCGTCGGCGCGCTCAATTCCACTGCCGAGACGGGAACTTAGATTCGATGACGCAGCGCCGTCCAGTGCCCGGAGAAAAACGTCGGGTGACCTGCGAGCGGCTCAAGGGCCGCCAGGAGATGGGGCGTTGGCGATCCGATCGCAAGGGCATACGCTGCGATCCGGTGCGCCGGGCCATCCGCCGGGGCACCACGCATCCAGGGGAGGAACCATGCCGTGGTGGGCGCTGATCCCGGTCGTCTCGATGATCACCGGGCCGCTCGCTCTGTACGTCATGACCCGGCGTAAACGCGCCGGGGACAGGGCGGACGAGCGGTACGAGGAGCTCTCGCGCAAGTACACGGCCCTCTTGGAGGAGACCCGTTCGGGCGAGCTTCCGAACGGCCGCGACCGCCACCCCGAGTAGCCGGCGCGGGCGTCACCGATTTCCATGCGGGAACGAGAGAACGCGAACCGGAATTCCGAAAGCGAGTTGCATGACTTCTGCCGCCGGGCGGGGAGCGGCACGCGGGCGGCAAGCGGACATTTACGGCGAGACGCGCGCGCCCCGCACCGCACCCGGTGGGGTGCGAGGCGGGGCGTCGGCTGTTCCGGGTCGCTCAGGCCACGGAGGCGATGCGCATCCGGATGTCCTCGGGCGACAGGGTGCCCTTCGCGGTGACGTGGTCACCGGAGGACTCGCCGCGCAGCCGGCGGCCGATCCAGGGCACGAGGTGCTCGCGGGCCCAGTGCACGTCGTCGCGGCGGACGTCCAGGGTGCCCCGGGGCGGCAGCGGCGGCCACGGCTGCTCCGGGTCGGCCGGGATCTCCAGACCGAGCGCCTGCCCGGCGCGCAGCGCGACGCGGGTGTGCCCCTCGGGCGAGAGGTGCAGCCGGTCGCTGTCCCAGGCCCGGCGGTCCTGCACGGACCTCAGCGACCACAGGTCGAGCACCGGGCAGCCGTACCGGTCGGCGATGGCCCGCACATGCCCGTTGTACGTGGCGATCTTGCCGCGCAGGTGCTTGAGCAGCGGGACGCCCCGGGTGTCGAAGCCGGTGGTCACCATGACGGTGCCGGCCGTCTCGGCGAGCCGGGCCACGGCCGCCTCGAACCGCTCGGCCACCTCGTCCGGGTCGGTGCCGGGGCGGATGATGTCGTTTCCGCCCGCGCACAGGGAGACCAGATCCGGGGCGAGTTCGGCCGCCCGCGGGACCTGGTCGGCCACGACCTGGTCCAGCAGCTTCCCGCGCACGGCGAGATTGGTGTACTGGAAGTCCCCCTCGGGCCGCCGATCGGCGAGCAGTACCGCGAACCGGTCCGCCCAGCCCACGAACGCCCCGTCGGGGCCGGGATCGCCGACGCCCTCGGTGAAGCTGTCCCCCACCGCCACGTACGACCCGATCACTGATCTGCTGTCACTCTTCGAATCGTCTGCCACGTCGGGCCATGATTCACCGCGGGGTGTGACTTACGCGACCGTAGGAAGGGGTTGACGAACGGTGAGATGAGCCACTCCGCGATTTTCCCCGTTCCAGGAATACAGTCACGGGCAGGGCTGTTGGCGCCCGGCCGCCCCCCGTCGATCATGCCTGTGGACAACTCATTGCCCCACGAAACCAATGCCGTATCGTCGACGCAGCGCCCGCCGCGAGCCGTGACGGCGGGGACCGATCGGGAGGAGCCCCCGTGACGCAGCAGGTCCCGTCGACCGAGCCGGAGCTGGCCGGTGTGCGCAATTTCCGTGACGTCGGCGGGCTGCCGACCGTGGACGGACGCCGGCTGCGCCAGGGCGTGCTGTTCCGCAGCGGTCACCTGGCGCACGCGACCGCGCAGGACGCGGTCTTCCTCTCCTCCCTGGGCCTGCACACCGTCTTCGACTTCCGCAACGCGGCCGACCAGAAGCTCGAGGGCCCGGACATCGCGCTGCCCGGCGTGCGCAATGTGAATCTGCCGCTGAGCGACCCGGCGGACGGCGCCGAGTTCTGGAAGCTGGTCCGCGACGGCGACCTCGACGAGCTGCGCGCGATCCTGGACGACGGCAAGGGCGCGGCCCGCATGGTGGCCTCGTACCGCTCGACCGTGCGCAACCGCACCAGCGAGCACTCCCGGGTGCTGCACGCGATCGCCGAGGACAGCGTCCCGGCGCTGCTGCACTGCGCGGCCGGCAAGGACCGCGCGGGCATCTCCATAGCCGTCATCCTGCTCGCCGCCGGGGTGGAGCGGGACGCGATCATGGCCGACTACCTGGAGTCCAACGCCAAGCACCGCCGCTACAAGGTGCGGCGCAGCGGCAGCGAGCAGGGCGCGTACACGCCCGAGGTGATGGAGCTGCTCAGCCCGCTGTTCGACGCGCGCGCGGAGTATCTGGCGGCCGCCTTCGACAGCATCGACGAGACGTGGGGCGGCGTGGACCGCTATCTGGAGCAGGGCCTGCGGCTGACGCCCGGGACCCGGGAGCGGCTGCGGGCGCGGCTGGTGGACTGACCCCGGTGTCCGGTCCGCGCCCGCCCGGTGCGCGGGCGCGGGCTCAGCCCTTGCCGCCGAGCGCGAACAGCAGATAGAGGAACGCGGCCAGCAGGTGCCCGAAGGCGATGTAGATGATCAGCCGGATCCACAGGGAACGGGGGAACTTGGTCTCCAGGTCGCTCATGACAGCTCTCCGTTCAGGTGTCCCAGGCACAGTGCGGCCGTGGGGCTCTGCAGCAGGGTGTGGACGAACAGCAGCTCCACGCCGTCCGGGTCCTCGGCGGCGAGGCGGTGCGGGGTGAGCGAGTCGAAGTGGGCGCTGTCGCCGGGGGCGAGCAGATGCGTGGCGTCGCCGAGGCGCAGCCGCAGCCGTCCCTTCAGGACGTAGAGCCACTCCTCGCCGGGGTGGACGCGCACGATGTCGCCCTGGGTGCCGTAGGGCGCGTGCACCCGCAGGGCCTGCATCCCGCGGCCGGGGGCCCCGGCCTGGAAGTAGGTCCACCCGGCGGCCCGGGTCGGGTCCATGTCGGCGGCCCGGACGATCGCGTTCTGGTCGGCGACCCGTTCGCCGAGGAGTTCGGAGACCGTCGTACCGTAGATACGGGCGAGCGCGAGCAGCATCGGCAGCGAGGGCTGTCGCTGCCCGGTCTCCAGCCGGGACAGATGGGCCGGTGAGAGTCCGGCGTCCCGGGCCGCGGCCTCCAGGGTGAGGCCGGCCCGTCGGCGCAGTGCGCGCAGTTGCGGCGCCACGGCGGGCAGATCGTCACCCTGGCCCGCCGCGGGCGATGCGGCATCTGAGGCGTTCATGCCTCCATTCAGCGCCACTTTTGCCCGTCGGGCAAATTTCTTGCCTCCGAGGCAAAAGCGGCGGCGCCGGGCCTCGCGGGCGGCCCGTCAGGCCCGGCGTGTACCGACGGTCAGCGGTTGGCCACCGCCTGCTTGATCAGCGTCTTGCCGAAGTCCCACATCAGTCCGCCCCCGCTGTGCGCGTCGTCCATCACCGCGGCGAAGCCCTCGACGAACCGGTCCACGTCGGCCTCGCCGAAGACGAGCGGCGGGATCAGCTTGATCACTTCGAGGTGGTCGCCGGAGACCTGGGTGAGGATCCGGTGCCGCTGGAGCAGCGGTACGACGACCATCTGGGCGAACAGACCCTTGCGGGCGGCCTGGAGCATGGCCCAGCGGCTGCGCAGCTTCAGCGAGGACGGCTTGCCGAACTCGATGCCGATCATCAGACCCCGGCCGCGCACGTCCGACAGCAGCTCGTACGTGTCGATCAGCTCGGTGAGCCGGGACTTCAGCAGCTCGCCCGTGGTGCGCACGCCCGCGACGATCTGCTCGTTCTCCATGACCGACAGCACGGCGAGCCCGCACGCCATCGCCTGCGCGTTGGCGCCGAAGCTCGCCGAGTGGACCAGGACGCGGTCCATGGACGAGTAGACCTTCTTGAAGATCCAGTCCTTGCCGAGGGTCGCGCCGACCGGGACATAGCCGCCCGACAGGGCCTTGGCGACGCACACCAGGTCCGGTTCCACGCCGTCCTCGTGCTGGTAGGCGTAGAAGTCGCCGGTGCGGCCGAGGCCGGTCTGCACCTCGTCCGCGATCAGCAGGGCCTTGTGCCTGTGCAACAGCTCCTGGGCCGCGCGCAGATAGCCGGGCGGCGCCTCGTGCACGCCCTTGCCCTGGATCGGCTCCACGATCAGCGCGGCCACATCGCCCTTCTTCAACTCCCGTGCCAGGGCGTCGAGATCACCGAGGGGTACGGCGGTGTCGGGCAGCAGCGGGGCGAAGCCGTCGCGGAAGCCGTTCTCCCCGTTGACGGACAGCGAGCCGGTCGTCAGCCCGTGGAAGGCGTGCTCGCAGTACAGGACGCGGGGCCGGCCGGTGGCGTAGCGGGCGAACTTCAGGGCCGTCTCGACCGCCTCGGTGCCGCTGTTGCCGAAGAACACCCGGTCCAGGTGCGGGCTGTGGGCGAGCAGCCGCTCGGCGAGCAGTCCGGGCAGCGGCTGGCAGTCGAACCGGGTGAGGTCGGCGAGGTCCAGGTCGACGACGTCGTGCAGCGCCTTGCGGACGACCGGGTGGTGGCGGCCGAGGCCCATCACCCCGAACCCGGCGAGCATGTCCAGGTGGTCGTTGCCGTCGGCGTCGAAGAAGTGGGCGCCCTCGGCGCGCTCGTAGACCTTGTCGAAGCCGATGGTGTGCAACATGCGCGGGAGCTGCGGGTTGAGGTACTTCGTGTGCAGCTCGTAGCGCTCGGCTCCGCGCTCGGCGAGCAGGGCGCCGAGGTCGAACTCGCTGGTCATGCACTCTCCTTGACGGTGCCGTCGACATCCTTGACGGCCAGGCTCGCTGAAATGCGTCCGGCGATCTCCACCGGCGTGAGACCGAGGTCGGCCAGTACCTCACTGCGCTTGGCGTGCGGCAGGAACTGGTCCGGGATGCCGAACTGCCGTACCGGCACGTCCACTCCGGCGTCCCTGAGGGCCCCCGCGACGGCCGAACCGACGCCGGAGGCACGGCTGTTGTCCTCCACGACGACCACCAGCCGGTGCTCCGAGGCCAGTCGCGGCAGGGCGGCGTCGACCGGCTTGACCCACCGGGGGTCGACCACCGTGCATCCGGTGCCGCCCTCCGCGAGGAGTTCCGCCGCGCCGAGGCACACCGGCGCCATCACACCGACGGCGACCAGCAGCACCTTCGCGCCCTCCGCCCGGTGCAGCACGTCCATGCCGCCCACCCGGTCGACGGCCGGGATGTCCGGGCCGACGTTCTCCTTCGGGAAGCGCACCACGGTCGGCGCGTCGTCCACGGCCACCGCCTCCCGCAACTGGGCGCGCAGCCGGGTCGCGTCACGCGGGGCGGCGATCCGCAGGCCCGGCACCACCTGAAGGAGGGACATGTCCCACATGCCGTTGTGGGAGGCGCCGTCGGGGCCGGTGACGCCGGCCCGGTCGAGGACGAAGGTGACCCCGCAGCGGTGCAGGGCGACATCCATCAGCACCTGGTCGAAGGCGCGGTTGAGGAAGGTGGCGTACAGGGCGACGACCGGGTGCAGTCCGGCGGTGGCGAGCCCGGCGGCCGAGGTGACCGCGTGCTGTTCGGCGATGCCCACGTCCCAGACCCGGTCCGGGAAGCGCTCGGCGAAGGCGCCGAGGCCGACCGGGTGCAGCATCGCCGCGGTGAGCGCGACGACGTCCTCGCGCTCCTCGCCGATCCGCGCGATCTCCTCGCCGAACACCGAGGTCCAGGACCGCCCGCCGGCGGCGGTGAGCGGTTCGCAGGTCGCCGGGTCCATCACGCCGATGGCATGGAAGCGGTCCAGTTCGTCGGCGAGCGCGGGCTCGTAGCCGCGGCCCTTCTCGGTGAGGCAGTGCACCAGGACGGGCCCGCGGAAGCGTTTGGCGCGGCGCAGCGCGGACTCGACGGCCCCGATGTCGTGCCCGTCGACCGGGCCGAGGTACTTCAGGCCCAGGTCCTCGAAGAGCCCCTGCGGGGCGAAGGCGTCCTTGAAGCCCTTCTTGGCGCCGTGCAGGGACTCGTAGAGGGGCGCGCCGACGACGGGGGTGCGCTGGAGGACCTCCTTGCCCCAGGCGAGAACCTTCTCGTAGCCGTTCGTGGTGCGCAGGGTGGCCAGGTGGTCGGCGAGTCCGCCGATGGTGGGGGCGTAGGAGCGCGCGTTGTCGTTGACCACGATGATCAGCGGCCGGTCCGGGGCGTCCGCGATGTTGTTCAGCGCCTCCCAGGCCATGCCGCCGGTCAGCGCGCCGTCCCCGATGACGGCGACCACATGGCTGCGCTCCCCCTTCAGCTCGCGCGCCTTGGCGAGGCCGTCGGCCCAGCCGAGCGCGGTCGAGGCGTGGCTGTTCTCGATGACGTCGTGCTCGGACTCCTCGCGCGCGGGGTAGCCGGAGAGGCCGCCCTTGCCGCGCAGCTTGGAGAAGTCCTGACGTCCTGTCAGAAGTTTGTGCACATAGGTCTGATGGCCGGTGTC is a genomic window of Streptomyces sp. WP-1 containing:
- a CDS encoding helix-turn-helix domain-containing protein; its protein translation is MNASDAASPAAGQGDDLPAVAPQLRALRRRAGLTLEAAARDAGLSPAHLSRLETGQRQPSLPMLLALARIYGTTVSELLGERVADQNAIVRAADMDPTRAAGWTYFQAGAPGRGMQALRVHAPYGTQGDIVRVHPGEEWLYVLKGRLRLRLGDATHLLAPGDSAHFDSLTPHRLAAEDPDGVELLFVHTLLQSPTAALCLGHLNGELS
- a CDS encoding TOMM precursor leader peptide-binding protein; this translates as MPHAPASPEEIAQSRPRIRRDVLYTRTPDGVLFHNAHGGFNVRTRNAYRFATLIVPHLDGERRVEELCAGLGDKQRDMVVQLVRALYARGFARDAGPEPPADALAPQVGERFAHQLDYLDHYADDATGRFTRFRDTPVAVLGDDALARWAALGLLRNGGAAVAITEQASPYSELRAERHGVEGSAEIDAEAAALAGAGCAPRLARLGEAADGTYGWAELEGWATVLVTPAAGPRQLLRLLTEGVPAGRRLLGAWTFGDRAVIGPEMTAGRTGCWCCAALRLGAGADAADSADLWASVGPAAPLGAPAPLIGGPLAGMLGNLLAFEVFRLVTGALPAETRGQLVVQDLGSLDVLTEPLLPHPRCPYCSAAPDGECAEAVDALRTAHPEDESAAAPADGAADEDVARAALAALERRDVLVREAAGVFTAYADDEWEQTPLKIGTVRLGLAPGRMREVSAADVHHVAGARLNALFRAAEVYVEHVVPPQVLPSAALEAAAGKWTRLAPAQLAVSSGLDVPADRIAHFSEATSLLDGRTVLVPAGAVRTFGGWNDAGLFERTSAGTGAAGSPRAALARALRTALAHDALAAAVRRTNPVRTVDPATLTGDPELRFLLRSAENLGVTVEVLDLGSPLLPIVLARFTDAPSGAARWATGSALRHRDAVLEALRDLLGAEQLRRAGGESDAGDPLWADLDAATLVPDGVVPAPAVETTWPAVLDGLAAAGRDAFAVRVAAPDLAEGAVFASRVVLTRGTRRAH
- a CDS encoding tyrosine-protein phosphatase; protein product: MTQQVPSTEPELAGVRNFRDVGGLPTVDGRRLRQGVLFRSGHLAHATAQDAVFLSSLGLHTVFDFRNAADQKLEGPDIALPGVRNVNLPLSDPADGAEFWKLVRDGDLDELRAILDDGKGAARMVASYRSTVRNRTSEHSRVLHAIAEDSVPALLHCAAGKDRAGISIAVILLAAGVERDAIMADYLESNAKHRRYKVRRSGSEQGAYTPEVMELLSPLFDARAEYLAAAFDSIDETWGGVDRYLEQGLRLTPGTRERLRARLVD
- a CDS encoding AfsR/SARP family transcriptional regulator, which translates into the protein MKTGTPAPDSAFPAPGTRRPRFLVLGLLAITDGHETVVLQPSRPASLLAALLLHPGAVVGSELLQRVVWGDRPPAGGRSALHTCVLRLRRLFAKYGIADHAIEAVPGGYRLHADAGTVDLLHFRELLARSYAADDPESALRLARAALALWGEPLLTNVHSDEIHRDLVPRLAEERLLAVERVFDGELRLGRHRELIPEAREAVRAHPGHEGLSALLVEALYRSGRRAEALAEYRRIHAHLTEELGVEPGPVLRGLQLAVLRGELPEGRNGPSEPGAPAAALVSGGRPLPVGSGGSGEPPPGLGRGSPSAPGALVLSTLVDAGLLQEDPSGRYRVHELLRLFVQAAGASLPGAPAVPHDPTDLSPPATGRPSP
- a CDS encoding DUF6126 family protein, which gives rise to MSDLETKFPRSLWIRLIIYIAFGHLLAAFLYLLFALGGKG
- the dxs gene encoding 1-deoxy-D-xylulose-5-phosphate synthase, giving the protein MTILETIRQPRDLKGLSEAELGELAGEIREFLVQAVSRTGGHLGPNLGVVELTIALHRVFESPVDRILWDTGHQTYVHKLLTGRQDFSKLRGKGGLSGYPAREESEHDVIENSHASTALGWADGLAKARELKGERSHVVAVIGDGALTGGMAWEALNNIADAPDRPLIIVVNDNARSYAPTIGGLADHLATLRTTNGYEKVLAWGKEVLQRTPVVGAPLYESLHGAKKGFKDAFAPQGLFEDLGLKYLGPVDGHDIGAVESALRRAKRFRGPVLVHCLTEKGRGYEPALADELDRFHAIGVMDPATCEPLTAAGGRSWTSVFGEEIARIGEEREDVVALTAAMLHPVGLGAFAERFPDRVWDVGIAEQHAVTSAAGLATAGLHPVVALYATFLNRAFDQVLMDVALHRCGVTFVLDRAGVTGPDGASHNGMWDMSLLQVVPGLRIAAPRDATRLRAQLREAVAVDDAPTVVRFPKENVGPDIPAVDRVGGMDVLHRAEGAKVLLVAVGVMAPVCLGAAELLAEGGTGCTVVDPRWVKPVDAALPRLASEHRLVVVVEDNSRASGVGSAVAGALRDAGVDVPVRQFGIPDQFLPHAKRSEVLADLGLTPVEIAGRISASLAVKDVDGTVKESA
- a CDS encoding SGNH/GDSL hydrolase family protein encodes the protein MIGSYVAVGDSFTEGVGDPGPDGAFVGWADRFAVLLADRRPEGDFQYTNLAVRGKLLDQVVADQVPRAAELAPDLVSLCAGGNDIIRPGTDPDEVAERFEAAVARLAETAGTVMVTTGFDTRGVPLLKHLRGKIATYNGHVRAIADRYGCPVLDLWSLRSVQDRRAWDSDRLHLSPEGHTRVALRAGQALGLEIPADPEQPWPPLPPRGTLDVRRDDVHWAREHLVPWIGRRLRGESSGDHVTAKGTLSPEDIRMRIASVA
- a CDS encoding aspartate aminotransferase family protein, giving the protein MTSEFDLGALLAERGAERYELHTKYLNPQLPRMLHTIGFDKVYERAEGAHFFDADGNDHLDMLAGFGVMGLGRHHPVVRKALHDVVDLDLADLTRFDCQPLPGLLAERLLAHSPHLDRVFFGNSGTEAVETALKFARYATGRPRVLYCEHAFHGLTTGSLSVNGENGFRDGFAPLLPDTAVPLGDLDALARELKKGDVAALIVEPIQGKGVHEAPPGYLRAAQELLHRHKALLIADEVQTGLGRTGDFYAYQHEDGVEPDLVCVAKALSGGYVPVGATLGKDWIFKKVYSSMDRVLVHSASFGANAQAMACGLAVLSVMENEQIVAGVRTTGELLKSRLTELIDTYELLSDVRGRGLMIGIEFGKPSSLKLRSRWAMLQAARKGLFAQMVVVPLLQRHRILTQVSGDHLEVIKLIPPLVFGEADVDRFVEGFAAVMDDAHSGGGLMWDFGKTLIKQAVANR